In Arthrobacter sp. B3I4, the following proteins share a genomic window:
- a CDS encoding mechanosensitive ion channel family protein, whose product MQDFLSSAMPFLAVALAVAAGLVASWVVRRIVLRLYRKQEALRETSRVARLPLRFVLCLIGVRIALAMATDDAEWRRNADHGLVIALIVSVAWLAIAVLLIIETMVLTRYRTDVADNRRARRLRTQVILARRIGVALVAVVALGSIMLTFPAIQALGAGLLASAGVISIVAGLAAQTSLVNVFAGMQLAFTDAIRVDDVVVVQKEWGRIEEITLTYVVVHIWDDRRLILPSTYFTTTPFENWTRRQSEVMGTVEFDLDWRAPVGAMRVELKKVLASTELWDERVGILQITDATAGFVRVRILVSAADSAALFDLRCLIREELVLFLQEKYPSALPHIRLESAPVAASPQHTPRRPGKISAADETAARLPSDPHDSQLFTGSIEAVQRSRAFSGPGDDVFEDRDKSIAAQN is encoded by the coding sequence ATGCAAGATTTTCTGAGCTCTGCCATGCCCTTCCTCGCCGTCGCCCTGGCCGTGGCCGCCGGTCTGGTCGCTTCCTGGGTGGTGCGCCGGATTGTCCTGCGGCTTTACCGGAAGCAGGAGGCGCTGCGGGAGACGTCCAGGGTGGCGCGGCTGCCGCTGCGCTTTGTCCTCTGCCTGATCGGCGTGCGGATCGCCCTGGCCATGGCCACCGACGACGCCGAGTGGCGCCGAAACGCGGATCATGGCCTGGTTATCGCGCTGATCGTCTCCGTGGCCTGGTTGGCGATTGCCGTACTGCTGATCATCGAGACTATGGTCCTCACGCGCTATCGGACCGATGTGGCGGACAACCGGCGTGCCCGGCGGCTTCGTACCCAGGTCATCTTGGCCCGGCGAATCGGCGTCGCGCTGGTCGCTGTCGTAGCACTGGGCAGCATCATGCTCACCTTCCCAGCCATCCAGGCACTCGGCGCCGGGCTGCTCGCCTCCGCCGGCGTGATCTCGATAGTGGCCGGCCTCGCGGCGCAGACCTCGCTGGTTAACGTCTTCGCCGGGATGCAACTGGCGTTCACCGACGCGATCCGCGTGGATGACGTCGTCGTGGTTCAGAAGGAGTGGGGCCGGATCGAGGAAATCACCCTGACCTACGTGGTGGTCCACATCTGGGATGACCGCCGGCTGATCCTGCCCTCGACATACTTCACCACCACCCCGTTCGAGAACTGGACCCGACGTCAATCCGAGGTGATGGGCACTGTCGAGTTTGACCTCGACTGGCGTGCGCCGGTGGGTGCGATGCGGGTCGAACTCAAGAAGGTCCTTGCCAGCACCGAGCTTTGGGACGAGCGGGTCGGCATCCTGCAGATCACTGACGCCACTGCCGGCTTTGTCCGGGTGCGCATCCTGGTCAGCGCCGCGGACAGCGCCGCGCTCTTCGACCTGCGCTGCCTGATCCGCGAAGAGCTGGTGCTCTTCCTGCAGGAAAAGTACCCGAGCGCGCTCCCCCATATCCGGCTCGAGTCCGCGCCCGTTGCCGCTTCTCCGCAGCACACCCCGCGGCGGCCCGGCAAGATCTCCGCCGCGGACGAGACCGCCGCGAGGCTCCCCTCCGACCCGCACGACTCCCAACTCTTCACCGGCTCCATCGAGGCGGTGCAGCGCTCCCGGGCGTTCTCCGGACCCGGCGACGACGTGTTCGAGGACCGGGATAAGTCGATCGCAGCGCAGAACTAG